From a single Candidatus Cloacimonadota bacterium genomic region:
- a CDS encoding dTDP-glucose 4,6-dehydratase: MKNQKTKETFDFYQSNLLTGMNKDSKIVLVTGGAGFIGSNFI; this comes from the coding sequence ATGAAAAATCAAAAAACCAAAGAAACTTTCGATTTTTATCAAAGTAATCTACTGACAGGGATGAACAAAGATTCCAAAATTGTTTTAGTTACTGGTGGAGCAGGTTTTATCGGTTCGAATTTTATCA